In the Geobacter sp. FeAm09 genome, one interval contains:
- a CDS encoding sulfatase-like hydrolase/transferase, which translates to MSYFFRYILVPNLIFGIFSAIATSSRALINLDYCLVGLCSPIIGRYWAAAMYLVFFILDLLAAFAPTYHLRPMIILTIFRELSAFKPAALALLLVLVVAPLLGMWYLTFKRETASPPKASFRGRSVLVIVPICFILLDIMNGSNGLVRWGDVTHFSYNIAGSALVKVSRDVKATLTRQKIPPKKLGQMEYATSGVHADLIADTLKPQHIVLVIVESWGLSSDPALNQALVAPLIDPKLSSRYQVRHTTIPFHGATVSAELRELYARQASDPDDVLSESSLPALLAAKSYETISLHGFMSMFFGRNEWYPQAGFRSSLFIDDIDKLLPSHERCGSANFRGICDDKMPSLIKQLLISSEGATPTVPKFIYWLTLNSHYPYAVPDHPSSFACQSFDLSSRYQDVCNLSGTLYSTFSALGSLIADPDIPPTRFIIVGDHSPPFLMRSKEGLYNRQFVPMVEIIPKVLESKR; encoded by the coding sequence ATGAGCTATTTTTTTCGCTACATTCTAGTACCAAATCTCATATTCGGCATCTTCAGTGCCATCGCAACATCCTCGCGCGCCCTGATCAATCTTGACTATTGCCTGGTCGGACTCTGCTCGCCCATTATTGGCAGGTACTGGGCTGCGGCCATGTATCTCGTTTTTTTTATCCTTGATCTACTGGCCGCGTTTGCCCCCACCTATCATCTAAGACCGATGATAATTTTGACAATCTTTCGCGAGTTGTCTGCATTCAAACCAGCAGCCCTTGCATTGCTTTTGGTTCTCGTAGTCGCCCCCCTTTTGGGTATGTGGTACCTCACTTTCAAAAGAGAGACAGCCTCTCCACCCAAAGCCAGCTTTCGTGGCCGAAGCGTTTTAGTGATTGTCCCCATATGCTTCATTCTTTTGGACATAATGAATGGTTCGAATGGTCTTGTACGCTGGGGTGATGTAACCCATTTCAGCTATAATATTGCAGGGTCGGCCTTGGTGAAAGTGAGCCGGGACGTAAAGGCAACCCTTACGAGACAAAAAATACCACCCAAAAAACTTGGTCAAATGGAATATGCGACGTCTGGCGTGCATGCCGATCTCATTGCAGACACCTTGAAGCCGCAGCATATTGTTTTGGTGATTGTGGAGTCATGGGGGCTCTCCAGTGATCCCGCCCTTAACCAAGCCTTAGTTGCGCCGCTTATCGACCCCAAGCTGTCATCACGCTATCAGGTGCGTCATACTACGATACCCTTCCATGGAGCAACGGTATCGGCCGAACTCCGTGAACTGTATGCACGTCAGGCTTCGGACCCGGATGATGTCCTATCAGAATCGTCCCTCCCAGCGCTGCTTGCAGCAAAAAGCTATGAAACCATTTCACTTCACGGATTTATGTCGATGTTTTTTGGCAGAAACGAGTGGTATCCTCAGGCCGGGTTTCGTAGCAGCCTGTTTATTGATGACATTGATAAGCTGCTGCCCTCCCATGAACGCTGTGGATCCGCTAATTTCCGGGGTATCTGCGACGACAAAATGCCATCACTCATTAAACAACTGCTCATATCGTCAGAGGGAGCCACTCCAACTGTTCCCAAATTTATATACTGGCTGACGCTCAATTCGCATTATCCCTATGCTGTCCCCGATCACCCGTCCTCCTTCGCATGTCAATCATTTGATCTCTCTTCTCGATATCAGGATGTATGCAATCTTTCCGGGACACTCTACTCAACGTTTTCAGCGCTTGGAAGCCTGATTGCCGATCCCGATATTCCACCGACGCGGTTTATTATCGTCGGAGACCACAGCCCCCCTTTCCTGATGCGCTCAAAAGAAGGACTGTACAACAGACAATTTGTCCCGATGGTTGAGATTATTCCCAAGGTACTGGAAAGCAAACGATGA
- a CDS encoding glycosyltransferase family 4 protein encodes MPANKKFLRIAVLGTRGIPGVMGGIETHCQELYPRLAAFGHHVTLFGRAPYLNSKTPYEYLGISIVPLWAPKKKSLEAILQTFLGILQVAVNRKKFDLLHIHAVGPSLLIPFAKLCGIPVVMTHHGPDYNRGKWGWIAKSVLRMGEVAGCHFADTVIAVSRHIATIIEIRFHRKAPYIPNGVNLPPVIPPEAMIASHQLEPQKYILAVGRFVPEKGFHDLIGAFSKCKTDWKLVIAGDADHEDHYSRELKRQAALDSRIVMTGFIRGKELAEIFSNAGLFVLPSYHEGLPIALLEAISYNLPILASDIPANLELAEASETFPVSDVSILSQRLEQMVAAPCKAAAARRRIEHEFNWDVIAQQTESVYLTVV; translated from the coding sequence TTTTTGCGGATCGCCGTATTGGGAACAAGGGGAATCCCCGGCGTAATGGGCGGGATAGAAACGCACTGTCAGGAGTTGTACCCACGGTTGGCTGCTTTCGGCCACCATGTCACTTTGTTTGGAAGAGCCCCTTATCTTAACAGCAAAACGCCATATGAATACCTTGGAATTTCTATTGTTCCGCTCTGGGCTCCCAAAAAGAAGAGTCTTGAAGCCATTCTTCAGACGTTTTTAGGTATTCTGCAAGTTGCCGTAAACCGCAAAAAGTTTGATCTGCTCCATATCCATGCCGTAGGTCCCTCGCTACTGATCCCTTTTGCAAAATTATGTGGCATTCCGGTTGTAATGACTCACCACGGCCCTGACTATAATCGCGGAAAATGGGGATGGATTGCGAAGTCCGTGCTGCGCATGGGTGAAGTGGCAGGTTGTCATTTTGCAGATACAGTTATTGCTGTGTCCCGTCATATTGCCACGATTATTGAAATCCGTTTTCATCGGAAGGCGCCGTATATTCCTAATGGTGTTAACTTGCCACCGGTTATACCGCCTGAGGCCATGATTGCCAGCCATCAGCTTGAGCCGCAAAAATACATTCTAGCGGTTGGTCGCTTTGTGCCAGAAAAGGGCTTTCATGACCTGATAGGGGCTTTTTCGAAGTGCAAAACTGACTGGAAACTGGTAATTGCCGGGGATGCTGACCACGAAGACCATTATAGCCGCGAGTTGAAGCGGCAGGCTGCACTCGATTCTCGTATCGTTATGACCGGCTTTATTCGTGGCAAGGAGCTTGCGGAAATATTCTCAAATGCCGGCTTGTTTGTACTACCCTCCTATCATGAGGGCCTGCCGATCGCATTGCTGGAAGCCATTAGCTATAATTTGCCAATTCTCGCAAGTGATATTCCAGCAAATTTAGAACTTGCCGAGGCAAGTGAAACGTTTCCCGTCAGCGATGTTTCTATACTCTCGCAGAGACTTGAACAAATGGTGGCAGCGCCATGCAAAGCAGCTGCCGCACGACGGCGAATTGAGCACGAATTCAACTGGGATGTGATTGCCCAACAGACAGAAAGCGTCTACTTGACAGTGGTATAA